In Drosophila subpulchrella strain 33 F10 #4 breed RU33 chromosome X, RU_Dsub_v1.1 Primary Assembly, whole genome shotgun sequence, the DNA window TCCCCAAAAGATATCCCTTTTAACCCCCtctaataataaaacaaactGCATTTGCTTCAACGTTTGATTAGAGGTACGAGTACAATTTATTTGGTATTTGATTAGGCATACGAATGGAGGGATAACTACCGATGATTCGGGCAATCCCCATTACCGAACTTTATAATCATATGTGCTTCTTGTATCGTGCATTTCAGCATATGGTTTAGTATAGATTCTAGTTTTCCATGTGGGATTAGTGCAGAAGTTGCATACATATATACGAGTAGCTTGTGGTTAGACGAAAAAGAGAAGCTGCTCAAATCTTTTAGCTCCATGACAATACGATCCcaaacaacagcaacatttAACTGGCTAAGTTTAACAGTGATTACGTTTAGATTATTGGACTACGGATACAATATATATCATATTGGTTAATGCGAATACGATGCAGATATAACGATATAACGATATAAGGAGACTGTTTTGGTTACTACGCAGATGATGCTTAGCTAAGCGATATTCTTAGGGCGGCTGGGTGGGCGAACTCCATTTGCTCGGATTTCTCAGAGTGATCCAAAGATggttccaatttttttttagatccaGTCCTTTTTGGCCGCCGGTTCCGAGGCAAACCGGGATTTCGGGGACCACTCCTTTCTCGATTATCTGGGCAACTGACAGCTCTGCGAGCTGGTAACCCCTGCTTTTATACCCAAAGTGGACTCACGGCCATGTTCGGGACAACCGGGACACAGTTGCCAAGTCGATGGGCAATTTTACGCCCTGATGGCCATCTAAGGCGCCACAGGAGTAGCCCCAATTATTGGATTGGCTCCTTTGCTCGTTGCACTctaatttgattttgattgAATTGCGCTTATCGCAGTTGTGCACTCGCTTCGAGAGGAAAAGGAGTTTAATATCCTCTTATATGTACATGAATTGACGTCACGAGTAAACACTTAACGAGCCCCGCAAATCTATTCCCTATTTTATGTATTGTTTATATACAAGTACATACCCCTTGTATGACGTCACGGTCTTAGTTCAATTTTCATTCATAAGAAATTGGTACACTCGAATGGACAGCGGTGGCGTCTGCGCCACTTGGTGGTGCAGTGGTGCACATGTGCGATAAGCGGAATTCAATCAATCAGCTCGGTAAATTGCGTAGCAGGAAGTGCCAGCGTGGGCGGATTGGCCATTAAGTTCTAGGCCGGATTCCGCTATAAAAGCGGTCACAATTCTCTAGGACAGTCATTCCAGTTGCGCAGACTGCTGGTGAAACAGCAGCGGACTGAATCTTCGATCTTCTTCTTGTGTACCTGACGACCAAGCACCACCGCCGAACCACTCAAGATGATGAGGTTCCGGCTCAGCGttctgctcctgctcctccaaCTTGGCTGCCTGACCTTGGCATTGACCAACAACAGGCTCTCCCGCGGCGACACCTCGGGCAGTTCCACCTGCAAGGATAAAATTCGCCGCCTGGATGAGTACGATGAGCACATGGTCTACAGACAAGCCTCGGATGAGACACAGAGAGGAGTGCCCATTGAGTCGATAGCCCGCGATGATCGTAAGAACGAGAGGCACGAGGAAACGAGAGTCAGGTTGGACTCATCGGTGCGCCTTGAACCCCGTGAAGCTCGTGAGCAGCGAGTGGAGCGACGAGAAGTTCGGGAGGAGCGAACAGAGCCTCGTGAATCTCGGGACCAACGAGTAGAGCGACTTGATACCCGTGAGGAACGAGAAGAGCGGCGTGATGCTCTTGAGAATCGAGTGGAGCGACGTGAAGCTCGTGAGGAACGAGTAGATCGACGAGATGCTCGTGAAGAACGAGTAGAGCGACTCGATACCCGGAAGGAGCGAGAGGAACGTGATGGTCGTGAAAATCGATTGGAGCGACGTGAAGCTCGTGAGGAACGAGTAGATCGACGTGATGCTCGTGAGGGACAAGTACAGCGACTGGATACCCGTGATAATCGAGTAGACCAACGAGATTCTCGTGAGGGACGAGTTGAGCCACGTGAAACGCGAGAAGAACGCGTAGAGCGACTTGATACCCGTGAGAAACGAGTTGAGCGACGTGATGCTCGTGAGAACCGAGTAGAGCGACGTGATACTCGTAAGGAACGAGTAGAGCGTAGTGATACTCGTATTGAACAAGTAGAGCGACTTGATACCCGTGAGAATCGAGTAGACCGACGTGATGCTCGAGTAGAGCGACGTGAAGAACGAGTAGACCGCCGAGAATCTCGTGAAGAAGTGGTGGATCAACGTCAGGAGAGAGAACTGAGCAGGCGACAGGATGAATCTCGACGGGAAGCAGACAATGAGAGGCGCGATGAACGCCTTGTAGAGCGCGAAATATCCAGGCGTGAAGATTACGAGAATCGTCGTGACGACAGAGCTAACGTAGAGAGGGAACTCTCCAGACGCATGGAACGAGAATCTGAGCAGCGCAATGAACGAGTGAATCTGCAACAAACAGACAGCGAAATTCGTGAGCGAGTGGAACAATCAGAAGAACGCCGAGTCGAGCCAGACTTCTCCAAGCGCGAAGAGCGAGTGAATCGCGTGCGATTTGAAATTCGGCGAGTGGACGATGTCAGGGATCAGCGAGAAAATTCTCGGCGAAGCGAAGACCTCCGTCGGGAGGATCATGTCTCAGCCAGGCGTGAGGAGCGAGAGG includes these proteins:
- the LOC119557795 gene encoding trichohyalin; the protein is MMRFRLSVLLLLLQLGCLTLALTNNRLSRGDTSGSSTCKDKIRRLDEYDEHMVYRQASDETQRGVPIESIARDDRKNERHEETRVRLDSSVRLEPREAREQRVERREVREERTEPRESRDQRVERLDTREEREERRDALENRVERREAREERVDRRDAREERVERLDTRKEREERDGRENRLERREAREERVDRRDAREGQVQRLDTRDNRVDQRDSREGRVEPRETREERVERLDTREKRVERRDARENRVERRDTRKERVERSDTRIEQVERLDTRENRVDRRDARVERREERVDRRESREEVVDQRQERELSRRQDESRREADNERRDERLVEREISRREDYENRRDDRANVERELSRRMERESEQRNERVNLQQTDSEIRERVEQSEERRVEPDFSKREERVNRVRFEIRRVDDVRDQRENSRRSEDLRREDHVSARREEREENRREQRLDTQNLRREEPEVLRREERESFRRMERNERQNARDVDRRVELEGDRRSERRSEERREEREMLPKDERISARREPREARDERIKLRSERDNLRREDRENSRRVERREELEVERREDREQREEEATRRDERANLRGERVGFQRLEVVSQQREDLNLRREQREVERREGVEIFHRTDRELSRREIREPLEERILLTTQVKTKGWLSYGKRELLMTGQVLLLAALYKKSTASGKGLGHALSEQIQGYLQAIGC